The Elgaria multicarinata webbii isolate HBS135686 ecotype San Diego chromosome 11, rElgMul1.1.pri, whole genome shotgun sequence genome segment ttttttttagcaaataaatTGGCATATATatgctaataataaataattaaatgctaGCTATGATGACAGGAAACTGAATGTATGAATCTATTCATACATGGAAGCCATCAAATTATGCCTGTGCAAGTGTGAACCAGCCCCAAGTATACAAATCTCAAATATATTGTTGATTGGGTAACATTGTTTTATGTGTTTGTATACTGATAGCTTTGTATTACGTGATCATAtcatatttttatggttttaatctttgtaaaccacccagagaactttcgCTATTGAAtgctaaagaaataaaataaatgaaatgaaataaaatgtagaaaAAATGTCAAGTGTACACAAGAACCCCTCAAGCAGGCCCAAGAGTATCAGAAATATTTATCCCAGTTATATATAGCTACTATAGACTATTTTGTAGAAAGCTGAAAAAAAGAACTTTTAAGAGCAATCGCTTATTGAAAGAGTAAATAATTATCATTTTCCTCTTCCTGAGCATTCATGGTCCACCTAAATACTTCATAAATAATCAGTATTAATGTTTTGTTTAATAACAATGACATTGGATGATGATgaagttgttgttgatgatagTCCAGACCATGTTGATGCCATTTAGGTCCCCCTAACATTAATAAGATTTAAGTTAGTCTTGACCAGGTTttatattgatttcaatgggacctaattGTACTAGCttggcctcatccagcccattatgcTATTAGCACCTGGAAAACTAAGGCAATGGGTGGGTTGCCTCAGGTCACCAGACAGGTGTGTGATTGAAGTGGGGTTTAAACTCCAGTCATCTACATCCAATCCTCTATCTATTGAATCTCGCAGGAAATTGAACAAAACAAATTTGAGTGTttgattccctcccccttttttaaccaTTGTGATTGTTGTTTCTATGCAGGACATACATTCAGCCATGGAGAGGCAAAACCAATCCAGTGTTAGAGAGTTCATTCTTCTAGGCTTTCCCGCATCCCTAGGATTCCAGATCTTGCTCTTCATGGTGTTCCTCCTTGCCTACATTTTGGTATTGTCAGAGAACGTCATAATCATGTTGACTATTTGGGTGAACATTAACCTGCACACtcccatgtacttcttcctgtGTAACTTGTCCTTCCTCGAGATCTGGTATATCACTGTCACCCTGCCAAAGACTATGGTGAACTTCTTGATGGAGAGCAAACTCATATCCTTTGTAGGCTGCATgatgcagctctatttcttccTGGCATTGGGCTGCACAGAGTGTGTCCTCCTTGCTGTCATGGCCTATGACCGCTATGTTGCCATATGCTACCCTTTGCGCTACCAAGTAATCATGACACGAGCTCTCTGTGTTCATCTAGCAGCTGGTTCATGGATGAGCGGCTTCTTCATCTCCATGTGGAAGGTCCTCTTGATATCTCAGCTGACATACTGTGGCCCCAATATTATTAATCACTTTTTCTGTGATGTATCCCCACTTCTGAACTTGTCCTGCACTGACATGTCCCTTGCTGAACTGACAGATTTCATATTAGCTTTGTTCATCCTACTTACTCCTCTCTGTGTCACTATCATGTCTTACATTTATATCATCTCCACCATCTTACGCATTCCCTCTGCCAAGGGCCGTCAGAAAGCCTTCTCCACCTGTGCTTCTCACCTCACTGTTGTAGTTATATTTTATGCTGCCAGTATTTTCATCTATGCCCGCCCCAAGGCAATTACCTCCCTAAATTCCAGCAAATTGGTATCAGTCCTTTATGCTGTCATAGTCCCTCTTTGCAATCCAATCATTTATTGCCTCAGGAACAAAGAAGTGAAAGATGCACTAAAGAAAACCTTGCTGCAGAAACCAGGATTCTTCTCACAAAATGCTAACAGTGTGGGAGCATGACAGAGGGCAAAAATGAAAGGAAGGGAGCTGGAATTTGTACTGGCAGAGAAGTAAATAGCAAATCAATCACACTTATTAAAGACAGGCAGCCTTTACTTAGGAGACTTAAATCTATGGTGGAGGTCAATTATATTAGATGCTTCGGgattagcgtgtgtgtgtgtgtgtgtattcacatGTGATGGTTGGTTGGTCAGTTTCAATTAAAAGGTCAATAGTTTGTAGGTCAAATGT includes the following:
- the LOC134406541 gene encoding olfactory receptor 226-like: MERQNQSSVREFILLGFPASLGFQILLFMVFLLAYILVLSENVIIMLTIWVNINLHTPMYFFLCNLSFLEIWYITVTLPKTMVNFLMESKLISFVGCMMQLYFFLALGCTECVLLAVMAYDRYVAICYPLRYQVIMTRALCVHLAAGSWMSGFFISMWKVLLISQLTYCGPNIINHFFCDVSPLLNLSCTDMSLAELTDFILALFILLTPLCVTIMSYIYIISTILRIPSAKGRQKAFSTCASHLTVVVIFYAASIFIYARPKAITSLNSSKLVSVLYAVIVPLCNPIIYCLRNKEVKDALKKTLARKI